The Thioalkalivibrio sulfidiphilus HL-EbGr7 genome includes a window with the following:
- the dprA gene encoding DNA-processing protein DprA, which produces MTDTDVLTAWLRLWHAPGVGPGILSGLIERFGGPLQALSAPTQALREAGLGDDALSFLDRHAQPKGVLDDLEWAEAPGHHILTPEDPRFPPLLREVSPGILYVTGDPALLSEPQLAMVGSRHPTPGGAETARAFAAHLSRTGLVITSGLALGIDAAAHQGALDAGGATIAVVATGPDRIYPALNRDLAHRIAEQGALVTEYPTGTPARPGHFPRRNRIISGLSLGTLVVEAALNSGSLITARNAAEQGREVFAIPGSIHNPVARGCHRLIRQGAKLVETADDVLEELAELLRPHTLDQSPSTTPSTTTQALESEMDSEHQALLDAMGYDPVTVDRLVSRTGLTVAAVSSMLLIMELRGQVVSLSGGRYVRHQPEP; this is translated from the coding sequence ATGACGGACACGGACGTCCTCACGGCCTGGCTGCGCCTCTGGCATGCCCCGGGCGTGGGCCCGGGTATCCTCTCTGGACTGATCGAACGCTTCGGCGGCCCCCTGCAGGCCCTGTCCGCGCCGACCCAGGCCCTGCGTGAGGCCGGGCTCGGAGACGACGCACTCTCCTTTCTCGACCGCCATGCCCAGCCCAAGGGCGTGCTTGACGACCTGGAATGGGCCGAGGCCCCGGGCCACCACATCCTCACCCCCGAAGACCCCCGTTTCCCGCCCCTGCTGCGGGAGGTGTCGCCGGGGATCCTGTACGTGACCGGCGATCCGGCCCTGCTGTCCGAACCGCAGCTGGCCATGGTGGGCAGCCGCCACCCCACCCCCGGCGGGGCCGAGACCGCCCGCGCCTTTGCCGCCCACCTGTCGCGCACCGGCCTGGTGATCACCAGCGGCCTGGCCCTCGGCATCGACGCCGCCGCCCACCAGGGCGCCCTGGATGCCGGCGGCGCCACCATCGCCGTGGTGGCCACCGGGCCCGACCGGATCTACCCCGCCCTGAACCGGGACCTGGCCCACCGCATCGCCGAGCAGGGTGCGCTGGTGACGGAATACCCCACCGGCACCCCGGCGCGGCCAGGGCATTTTCCCCGCCGCAACCGCATCATCAGCGGCCTGAGTCTGGGCACCCTGGTGGTGGAGGCGGCCCTGAACAGCGGCTCCCTGATCACCGCCCGCAACGCCGCGGAACAGGGCCGTGAGGTATTCGCGATCCCCGGATCCATCCACAATCCCGTGGCCCGGGGTTGCCACCGGCTCATCCGCCAGGGGGCCAAGCTGGTGGAAACCGCCGACGACGTGCTGGAGGAACTGGCGGAATTGCTGCGCCCGCACACGCTGGATCAGAGTCCTTCGACAACCCCCTCCACAACGACACAAGCTCTTGAATCAGAAATGGATTCTGAACATCAGGCCCTGCTCGACGCGATGGGCTACGACCCGGTCACCGTGGACCGGCTGGTGTCCCGCACCGGATTGACCGTTGCTGCCGTTTCCTCCATGCTGCTGATCATGGAGCTCCGCGGTCAGGTGGTGTCTCTCTCCGGCGGGCGTTATGTCCGCCACCAGCCGGAACCCTGA
- a CDS encoding DUF494 family protein, which yields MKENVLDVLMYLFENYIDEDTEIEPDRIQLQDKLLEAGFPGAEIDRAFDWLENLANQEDQPLGQARHDSALRVYTDREVERLDARARGFLLFLEQNGVLDAGTRELVIDRIMDLDAEDISLDQLKWVTLMVLFNRPDQEAAYTWLESMMFDSPPEFLH from the coding sequence ATGAAAGAAAACGTGCTAGACGTCCTGATGTACCTGTTCGAGAACTACATCGACGAGGACACCGAGATCGAGCCGGACCGGATCCAGCTCCAGGACAAGCTCCTGGAGGCAGGTTTCCCGGGCGCGGAGATCGACCGTGCCTTCGACTGGCTGGAAAACCTGGCCAACCAGGAAGACCAGCCCCTGGGACAGGCCCGTCACGACTCGGCGCTGCGGGTCTACACCGACCGGGAGGTGGAGCGTCTGGACGCCCGCGCCCGGGGTTTCCTGCTGTTTCTGGAACAGAACGGCGTGCTCGACGCGGGCACCCGGGAGCTGGTCATCGACCGCATCATGGACCTGGACGCCGAGGACATCAGCCTGGACCAGCTCAAGTGGGTCACCCTGATGGTCCTGTTCAACCGGCCCGACCAGGAGGCCGCCTACACCTGGCTCGAGAGCATGATGTTCGATTCCCCGCCGGAATTTCTGCATTGA